One part of the Rothia sp. ZJ932 genome encodes these proteins:
- the secD gene encoding protein translocase subunit SecD, whose product MTRKLSHARNTLVGMFLVIAAVVGGIFATTASGGSWSPKLALDLSGGTQLILAPQVSGSDSQEVTEEQLEQAVDIIRQRVDGSGVAEAEVTTQSGQNVVVSLPGALDKQTRDLIQASAQMSFRSVLQAGAPTAVAEESRLSEDQLPQPAGEPENGSDPNWISADLYRQFEALDCAAVANEDAEAQNPENAIVACATDGTEKYILGPVELNGTDIKNASYGQVQSAQGFATGQWGVNIEFTDTAREVFRDITTRMVGIGATTPGSPRSRFAILLDGKVLSSPSSKAIIADGRAQITGNFTEESAKALSEQLKYGALPISFAIQSEQQISATLGTDQLKWGLLAGLIGLVLVFIYSIFQYRLVGLVNIFSIIVAAIFSLALIVLLGNLMNYRLSLAGVAGLIVSIGLMADSFIVYFERIRDEIRSGRTIAAAIDHGWQRAQRTILASKAVNLLAAVVLYLASVGNVRGFAFTLGLTAISDLVVTYLLIHPLIVLLGNTSYFKNGGRFSGMDPVALGATPLYRGAGRVRTPDEAPLESAAERRRAARLAAEQEALEADKMKAGGNRGE is encoded by the coding sequence ATGACCCGTAAACTCTCTCATGCTAGAAACACTCTGGTGGGTATGTTTTTAGTAATCGCCGCTGTGGTGGGCGGAATTTTTGCTACCACAGCATCGGGTGGCTCCTGGTCGCCCAAGTTGGCGCTGGACCTTTCCGGGGGCACCCAGTTGATTCTTGCACCGCAGGTTTCAGGTTCTGATTCTCAAGAGGTGACAGAGGAGCAGCTTGAGCAAGCGGTTGATATTATTCGTCAGCGTGTGGATGGCTCAGGTGTTGCTGAAGCTGAGGTTACTACTCAGTCGGGGCAGAACGTTGTGGTGTCTTTGCCGGGTGCGCTTGATAAGCAGACCCGTGATTTGATTCAGGCATCCGCGCAGATGTCTTTCCGTTCGGTATTGCAGGCGGGGGCACCTACGGCTGTTGCTGAGGAAAGTCGTTTGTCGGAGGATCAGTTGCCTCAGCCTGCGGGGGAGCCTGAGAACGGTTCAGACCCTAACTGGATCAGCGCTGATTTGTACCGTCAGTTTGAGGCTTTGGATTGTGCCGCTGTTGCTAACGAGGACGCCGAAGCACAAAACCCTGAAAACGCGATTGTTGCCTGTGCAACCGATGGCACTGAGAAGTACATTCTGGGCCCGGTGGAGCTTAACGGTACCGATATTAAGAACGCATCCTACGGTCAGGTACAGTCTGCTCAGGGTTTTGCGACCGGTCAGTGGGGTGTGAATATTGAATTCACCGATACTGCTCGTGAAGTGTTCCGCGATATCACCACTCGTATGGTTGGTATTGGTGCTACTACCCCCGGTAGCCCCCGTTCTCGTTTTGCGATTTTGCTTGATGGCAAGGTGCTTTCTTCACCTTCATCTAAGGCTATTATTGCCGACGGTCGCGCGCAGATTACCGGTAACTTTACTGAAGAGAGCGCTAAGGCGCTGAGCGAGCAGCTTAAGTATGGTGCTTTGCCCATTAGCTTTGCTATTCAGTCTGAGCAGCAGATTTCAGCAACCCTGGGTACCGACCAGTTGAAGTGGGGTCTGTTAGCGGGTCTGATTGGTCTGGTGTTGGTCTTCATTTACTCAATTTTCCAGTACCGCCTGGTGGGTCTGGTTAATATCTTCTCCATCATTGTCGCGGCTATTTTTTCGCTGGCTTTGATTGTTTTGCTGGGCAACCTGATGAACTACCGTCTGTCATTGGCGGGTGTTGCCGGTTTGATTGTGTCGATTGGCTTGATGGCTGACTCCTTCATCGTCTACTTTGAACGTATTCGCGATGAGATTCGTAGTGGCAGAACTATTGCCGCAGCGATTGATCACGGTTGGCAACGTGCCCAGCGCACTATTTTGGCGTCGAAGGCAGTGAACCTACTGGCTGCGGTTGTGCTGTACCTGGCGTCGGTGGGTAACGTTCGTGGTTTTGCCTTTACTCTGGGATTGACCGCGATTTCTGACCTGGTAGTGACCTACCTGCTGATTCACCCGCTGATTGTTCTTCTGGGCAACACCAGCTATTTCAAGAACGGTGGGCGTTTCTCAGGTATGGATCCGGTGGCGCTGGGCGCTACTCCGTTGTACCGAGGTGCCGGACGCGTCCGCACGCCCGATGAAGCGCCGCTAGAAAGCGCGGCAGAGCGTCGCCGGGCTGCACGTTTGGCAGCTGAACAAGAAGCTCTAGAAGCTGACAAGATGAAGGCAGGTGGCAACCGTGGCGAATAA
- the secF gene encoding protein translocase subunit SecF, which translates to MANKLAQFGNDLHSGQKSFGFVANRKKWAVLALLIVVAAALVPVLRGGFNLGIEFRGGSEFTVSSVQQTAPAIGENAIFTAAPEASDVRVTNIAPGTMRAQMSELTDDQTLAVASSLRDAYAVSDAEVTSSFVGPTWGADVTRQALWGLVWFVTLVMAGMALYFRTWKMAVSAIAGLIFTVVTTVGLYALIGLEITPSAIIGFLTILSYSLYDTVVVFDKIRENTARAFEGKDKTFGEQINLAINQTLVRSINTSIVGLLPVGSILFIGSLMLGAGTLKDLSLALFIGIIVGTLGTLFVAAPVYAWLRLGEKAIVEHDALVEKHRRGEITEEHNEQPVTRPEATMQRIEVNNINL; encoded by the coding sequence GTGGCGAATAAACTAGCTCAATTTGGTAATGATCTACATTCGGGGCAAAAGTCTTTTGGGTTTGTTGCCAACCGTAAAAAATGGGCTGTGCTGGCTCTACTGATTGTGGTGGCGGCTGCTTTGGTGCCGGTACTGCGCGGTGGCTTCAACCTTGGTATTGAGTTCCGCGGGGGTTCAGAGTTCACTGTTTCCTCCGTTCAGCAGACTGCCCCTGCCATCGGTGAAAATGCCATCTTTACAGCTGCACCCGAAGCGTCAGATGTACGTGTTACGAACATCGCCCCCGGTACTATGCGTGCCCAGATGAGCGAGCTGACTGACGATCAGACGCTTGCTGTTGCGTCATCCCTACGCGATGCCTATGCGGTGAGTGATGCTGAGGTGACCTCATCCTTTGTTGGCCCAACCTGGGGTGCTGATGTAACCCGTCAGGCGCTGTGGGGTTTGGTCTGGTTCGTTACCCTGGTCATGGCTGGTATGGCGCTTTACTTCCGCACCTGGAAGATGGCAGTCTCAGCCATTGCCGGTCTTATTTTCACTGTGGTTACCACCGTCGGTCTTTACGCACTGATTGGTTTGGAGATTACCCCTAGTGCAATTATTGGGTTCCTGACGATTCTCAGTTACTCGTTGTACGACACGGTGGTGGTCTTCGATAAAATTCGTGAAAACACAGCCCGCGCGTTTGAAGGTAAAGACAAGACCTTTGGTGAGCAGATTAACCTGGCTATCAACCAGACCCTGGTACGTTCCATCAACACCTCGATTGTTGGTTTGCTGCCGGTGGGGTCGATTCTTTTCATTGGTTCGCTGATGCTCGGAGCGGGTACTCTCAAAGACCTCTCGTTGGCTCTTTTCATCGGTATCATCGTGGGTACCTTAGGTACTCTTTTTGTTGCTGCACCGGTTTATGCGTGGCTGCGCCTGGGAGAGAAGGCTATTGTCGAACACGACGCGCTGGTTGAAAAGCACCGCCGCGGCGAGATCACAGAAGAACACAATGAGCAGCCGGTTACTCGACCTGAAGCAACCATGCAACGCATCGAGGTAAACAACATCAATCTGTAA
- the ruvB gene encoding Holliday junction branch migration DNA helicase RuvB, whose amino-acid sequence MSFDSAAEIPGQRLVAMEEEPEEKMIEAALRPKSLDDFVGQKRVRQQLSLVLEASKMRGRSADHVLLSGPPGLGKTTLSMIIAAEMEAPLRITSGPAIQHSGDLAAILSSLTPGEVLFLDEIHRMSRPAEEMLYMAMEDFRVDIVVGKGAGATSIPLKLPPFTLVGATTRAGLLPGPLRDRFGFTGHLEFYSVDELQLVLRRSAGLMDMQISSEGFAEIAGRSRGTPRIANRLLRRVRDWALVNGIDYINAHDAAAALDMYEVDARGLDRLDREVLEALIHKFGGGPVGLSTLAIAVGEETETVETVAEPYLVREGLIGRTPRGRVALPAAWEHLGLEAPDLP is encoded by the coding sequence ATGAGTTTTGATTCCGCAGCTGAGATTCCCGGTCAGCGTCTTGTTGCCATGGAGGAAGAGCCAGAAGAGAAGATGATTGAGGCGGCGCTTCGCCCCAAGTCGCTGGACGATTTTGTGGGGCAGAAGCGGGTGCGTCAGCAGCTTTCTCTGGTGCTTGAGGCGTCAAAAATGCGCGGACGCTCCGCCGACCATGTTTTGCTGTCGGGGCCTCCCGGTCTGGGTAAAACAACTCTGTCGATGATTATCGCCGCTGAGATGGAGGCACCGTTGCGTATTACGTCCGGACCTGCCATTCAACATTCGGGTGATTTGGCGGCTATTCTTTCGTCCTTGACCCCCGGCGAAGTTCTCTTTCTCGATGAAATTCACCGCATGAGCCGCCCAGCCGAAGAAATGCTCTATATGGCGATGGAGGATTTCCGTGTAGATATTGTGGTGGGTAAGGGTGCCGGTGCCACCTCTATTCCTCTAAAGTTGCCTCCTTTTACCCTGGTGGGCGCTACCACCCGTGCAGGTTTGTTACCCGGTCCCTTGCGTGACCGCTTTGGTTTTACCGGTCACCTTGAGTTCTATTCGGTGGACGAGCTACAGCTGGTCTTGCGCCGTTCAGCGGGGCTTATGGATATGCAGATTTCTTCTGAAGGGTTCGCCGAAATTGCCGGACGTTCCCGTGGCACCCCGCGTATTGCCAACCGCCTCTTGCGTCGTGTGCGAGATTGGGCGCTGGTTAACGGCATTGATTACATCAACGCCCACGATGCTGCTGCCGCTCTTGATATGTATGAAGTGGATGCGCGCGGTCTTGATCGCCTTGACCGCGAGGTGCTCGAAGCCCTGATTCACAAATTCGGTGGTGGCCCTGTAGGTCTTTCTACTCTTGCTATTGCGGTGGGCGAAGAAACTGAAACTGTTGAAACGGTGGCTGAGCCCTACTTGGTGCGTGAGGGGTTGATTGGTCGTACACCGCGCGGACGCGTGGCTCTACCTGCTGCCTGGGAGCATTTGGGCTTAGAGGCACCCGATTTACCCTAG
- a CDS encoding bifunctional (p)ppGpp synthetase/guanosine-3',5'-bis(diphosphate) 3'-pyrophosphohydrolase: MSAGERVPTRLVFPRVNPQNASARHYSPVLAPVIRTVKKYHPNEDLDVIQRAFEVADKYHRGQKRKSGDPYITHPVAVTTILAELGATGPLLVAGLLHDTVEDTEYTKEQLTADFGEEIALLVNGVTKLDKVDYGVNAPIETIRKLIIAMTQDVRVLLIKLADRLHNARTWRFVSPGSAAKKAEETLKFYAPLAHRLGLNTIKWELEDLSFAAMSPDVYAELVEMVGERTPQMEKHLADARITIANRLTDTGIEAQVTGRPKHFYSIHQKMVTQNKNFDDINDILAVRILVEDEDACYSALGQAMSIWPIVPGRFKDYIRTPKNNHYQSLHITLIGPGGFPLEVQIRTYKMHEEAEYGLAAHWRYKAASRGESLEAKKEPDTHTQSINIGILQSIAEISSSNPDSEKFYEMLADTLDTDEIVVLTPQGKPIALPAGSTPVDFAYAVHTEVGEKTVSAHVNGKMVPLHAQLVSGSTVEITTSKSPTAEPSEDWLKFVKSSRARTKIRQYFAKGRRLEAIDKGKEQLTKAMRHHELPLQKMMTQSLMTQVAHKLNKNDMATLYHSVGEGTVSTQDVIDHLVSLYYGHQGTPEPEVDEFDEVMFGSPTTLENSNNGVMVAGADSVMTRIARCCSPIPPDEIVGVVTKMQGISVHCKDCTNVASEESAARSVEVKWAPNSNTTYQVRLQIEALDRRGLIADITKVFAEQRVNVVDMRTATTRDRVAISTYQLDISDRFMVEHLINVLLNVKGVYSAYRLTGTRPEHVHA; this comes from the coding sequence ATGTCGGCAGGAGAGCGCGTCCCCACCCGCCTTGTTTTCCCGCGAGTAAACCCACAGAATGCGTCCGCGCGTCACTATTCGCCGGTGTTGGCGCCGGTGATCCGTACGGTGAAGAAATACCACCCGAACGAGGACTTGGATGTTATTCAGCGTGCCTTTGAGGTTGCTGATAAGTACCACCGCGGGCAGAAGCGTAAGAGCGGGGATCCTTATATTACTCACCCGGTTGCGGTAACCACTATTTTGGCGGAGCTTGGTGCTACCGGCCCGCTGCTGGTGGCTGGATTGCTGCACGATACCGTTGAAGATACTGAGTACACTAAAGAGCAACTGACGGCTGACTTTGGTGAGGAAATTGCACTGCTGGTTAACGGTGTGACTAAGCTCGATAAGGTTGATTACGGTGTGAATGCGCCGATTGAGACTATTCGCAAGCTGATTATTGCCATGACCCAGGACGTGCGTGTGCTGCTCATTAAGCTGGCGGATCGTCTGCACAATGCCCGTACCTGGCGTTTCGTCTCGCCCGGTTCTGCGGCAAAGAAGGCAGAGGAAACCCTGAAGTTTTATGCTCCGCTGGCGCATCGGCTGGGACTGAACACTATTAAGTGGGAGCTTGAGGATCTTTCTTTTGCGGCGATGTCACCTGATGTTTATGCCGAGCTGGTAGAGATGGTAGGTGAGCGCACCCCGCAGATGGAAAAGCATTTAGCGGACGCGCGCATCACGATTGCGAACCGTCTGACGGATACGGGTATTGAGGCTCAGGTTACTGGAAGACCCAAGCACTTCTATTCGATTCACCAGAAGATGGTGACCCAGAATAAGAACTTTGATGATATCAATGATATTTTGGCTGTTCGTATTCTGGTGGAGGACGAGGACGCATGCTACAGCGCGCTGGGGCAGGCGATGAGTATTTGGCCGATTGTTCCGGGGCGGTTTAAGGATTATATTCGTACTCCGAAGAATAATCATTATCAGTCTTTGCATATTACCTTGATTGGTCCTGGCGGTTTTCCGCTGGAGGTGCAGATTCGCACCTATAAGATGCATGAAGAGGCTGAGTACGGCCTTGCGGCGCATTGGCGGTATAAGGCTGCTTCGCGCGGTGAGTCGCTTGAGGCGAAGAAGGAGCCGGACACTCATACGCAGTCGATTAACATCGGTATTTTGCAGAGTATTGCTGAGATTTCGAGTTCTAACCCGGATTCTGAGAAGTTCTATGAGATGTTGGCTGACACTCTGGATACCGATGAGATTGTGGTGCTGACACCTCAGGGTAAGCCTATTGCTTTGCCTGCCGGTTCTACACCGGTGGATTTTGCTTACGCTGTGCATACTGAGGTGGGGGAGAAGACGGTGAGTGCCCATGTCAATGGCAAGATGGTGCCCCTGCACGCTCAGTTGGTGTCAGGTAGCACGGTGGAGATTACAACCAGTAAGTCACCAACTGCCGAGCCGAGTGAGGATTGGCTAAAGTTTGTTAAGTCCTCTCGTGCTCGCACGAAGATTCGCCAGTACTTTGCTAAGGGGCGTCGTCTGGAGGCGATTGATAAGGGTAAAGAACAGCTGACGAAGGCTATGCGTCACCATGAGTTGCCTTTACAGAAGATGATGACTCAGAGCCTCATGACGCAGGTTGCTCATAAGCTGAACAAGAACGATATGGCGACTCTCTACCACTCTGTAGGCGAGGGGACTGTCTCTACCCAGGACGTCATCGATCACTTGGTGTCTCTCTACTACGGTCATCAGGGTACACCTGAACCTGAGGTAGACGAGTTCGACGAGGTCATGTTTGGTAGCCCAACCACACTGGAGAACAGTAACAACGGTGTGATGGTAGCGGGCGCGGATTCTGTGATGACCCGTATTGCTCGTTGTTGTAGCCCTATTCCGCCCGATGAAATTGTTGGTGTGGTGACTAAGATGCAGGGTATTTCTGTTCACTGCAAAGATTGCACCAACGTTGCGAGTGAGGAGAGTGCTGCTCGTTCGGTCGAGGTCAAGTGGGCGCCCAACAGCAACACAACCTACCAGGTACGTCTTCAAATTGAGGCGCTTGATCGTCGCGGTTTGATTGCTGATATCACCAAGGTTTTTGCGGAGCAGCGAGTAAACGTGGTTGATATGCGAACTGCTACTACCCGTGACCGTGTTGCTATCTCAACGTATCAGTTGGATATCAGCGATAGGTTCATGGTGGAGCACCTCATTAACGTGTTGTTGAATGTCAAGGGTGTTTACAGCGCCTACCGCCTCACCGGCACGCGTCCTGAGCATGTTCATGCTTAG
- the yajC gene encoding preprotein translocase subunit YajC, with amino-acid sequence MNSGSSSSAVFYILMLVLMVVFLFILPARRAKALRAQIQQMHDSLQAGTQIVTVAGIFGVIQEVNRDSQFALVEIAPGTVVKIRLAAIAEIVETGAPHVQSAVQISSEQPASAVEYPASGASESSRVADNERPQQ; translated from the coding sequence ATGAATTCGGGTTCTTCATCCAGCGCAGTTTTCTATATTCTCATGCTGGTGCTGATGGTGGTCTTTCTCTTTATCCTGCCGGCTCGCCGTGCGAAGGCTCTGCGGGCACAGATTCAGCAGATGCACGACAGTTTGCAGGCGGGTACCCAGATTGTAACCGTGGCGGGCATTTTTGGAGTGATCCAAGAGGTTAATAGGGATTCTCAGTTTGCTTTGGTTGAGATTGCACCCGGCACTGTGGTCAAGATACGTTTGGCGGCTATTGCTGAAATCGTTGAGACCGGCGCTCCCCATGTTCAGTCTGCCGTTCAGATTTCTTCCGAGCAGCCCGCATCAGCTGTGGAGTACCCGGCATCGGGTGCATCTGAGAGCTCGCGCGTAGCCGATAACGAGCGTCCGCAACAGTAA
- a CDS encoding DUF349 domain-containing protein: MTTKSDDTVNLEEARKFGRVSDDNHVFVIVEGEDFVVGQVPEAQSADEALTYFARKFQNVEAQVALLEARVENKAPAADTQKAVEHLATQVAKRDMVGDYTKLTERLTNLTAKIAARAEEEKAESEAKRAKAIEARETIVAEAETIAAQDEASIHWKNSSNRMNELFEEWKQVQRTLHLAKSVEDDLWKRFRAARTSFDKARRAHFSQLDTQNAKAKKAKQALIEEAEVLSSSTDWAETATKYRDLMDRWKAAPRASRREDDALWARFRAAQDKFFDARTAANAELDKEFEANLAVKEGLLEEARAILPVTDIKAAKAALEPILDRWDAAGKVPRNAVRRVEGELRKIQDEINGAEQAKWSKTDPEKKARANSMLTQLEEAIAGLEADLEKARATGNANKIKKAEEALEARRQWLATLQASSSDFNA, translated from the coding sequence GTGACTACTAAATCCGACGACACTGTAAACCTCGAAGAAGCCCGCAAGTTCGGCCGCGTCTCTGACGACAACCACGTTTTCGTCATTGTTGAAGGCGAAGACTTCGTGGTCGGTCAGGTTCCCGAAGCGCAGAGCGCAGACGAAGCACTGACTTACTTCGCCCGCAAGTTCCAGAACGTAGAGGCGCAGGTTGCTCTACTTGAAGCTCGCGTCGAAAATAAAGCTCCCGCAGCTGACACCCAGAAAGCGGTTGAGCACCTTGCAACCCAGGTTGCCAAGCGTGACATGGTAGGTGACTACACCAAGCTCACTGAGCGCCTGACCAACCTGACCGCTAAGATTGCAGCACGCGCAGAAGAAGAAAAAGCTGAGTCAGAAGCCAAGCGCGCTAAGGCTATTGAAGCCCGTGAAACCATCGTTGCCGAAGCTGAAACCATCGCAGCTCAGGACGAAGCCAGCATCCACTGGAAGAACTCCTCCAACCGCATGAACGAGCTCTTTGAAGAGTGGAAGCAGGTTCAGCGCACCCTTCACCTGGCGAAGTCAGTAGAGGACGATTTGTGGAAACGATTCCGCGCCGCCCGCACCTCTTTCGACAAAGCACGACGCGCTCATTTCTCGCAGCTTGACACCCAAAACGCTAAGGCGAAGAAAGCCAAGCAAGCACTGATTGAAGAAGCTGAAGTGCTCTCCAGCTCCACCGATTGGGCTGAAACCGCTACCAAGTACCGCGATCTGATGGATCGTTGGAAAGCAGCTCCCCGCGCATCACGTCGAGAGGACGACGCACTGTGGGCACGATTCCGCGCCGCTCAGGACAAGTTCTTCGACGCGCGCACCGCAGCTAACGCTGAACTCGACAAAGAGTTCGAAGCTAACCTCGCCGTCAAGGAAGGTCTGCTCGAAGAAGCACGCGCTATTCTGCCCGTCACCGACATCAAGGCAGCAAAAGCAGCGCTTGAACCCATTCTTGACCGCTGGGACGCAGCAGGTAAGGTACCCCGCAACGCAGTACGTCGCGTTGAGGGTGAGCTGCGTAAGATTCAGGACGAAATCAACGGCGCTGAGCAGGCTAAATGGTCAAAGACCGACCCCGAGAAGAAAGCACGCGCTAACTCCATGCTGACTCAGCTTGAAGAAGCCATCGCAGGTCTTGAAGCTGACCTTGAAAAGGCGCGCGCCACCGGCAACGCCAACAAAATCAAGAAAGCTGAAGAAGCACTTGAAGCTCGCCGTCAGTGGCTGGCAACCTTGCAGGCATCATCATCTGACTTCAATGCCTAA